One window of the Ideonella sp. WA131b genome contains the following:
- a CDS encoding TRAP transporter small permease gives MRVLELLAKACAVFAGLLLTAITLMTVVSVIGRNTTGWTLLGDFELAGSAAGAAIALFLPWCQWERGHIIVDFFTTRASEATRERLDRLGAFVLAAVLGFMTWRSAVGGLNAWDTQSGSMMLGFPEWIVYAGIVPGLGLASVIALAQGLRGCAPAAEAAP, from the coding sequence ATGCGTGTGCTCGAGCTTCTCGCCAAGGCCTGCGCCGTGTTCGCCGGCCTGTTGCTGACCGCGATCACGCTGATGACCGTGGTCAGCGTGATCGGCCGCAACACCACGGGCTGGACGCTGCTGGGCGACTTCGAGCTCGCCGGCTCGGCCGCCGGCGCGGCCATTGCGCTCTTCCTGCCCTGGTGCCAGTGGGAGCGCGGGCACATCATCGTGGACTTCTTCACCACCCGCGCCAGCGAGGCCACGCGCGAGCGGCTCGACCGCCTCGGCGCCTTTGTGCTGGCCGCGGTGCTGGGCTTCATGACCTGGCGCAGCGCCGTCGGCGGCCTGAACGCCTGGGATACCCAGAGCGGCTCGATGATGCTGGGCTTTCCGGAGTGGATCGTCTATGCCGGCATCGTGCCCGGCCTCGGCCTGGCCAGCGTGATCGCGTTGGCGCAAGGCCTGCGGGGCTGCGCGCCCGCGGCGGAGGCCGCGCCGTGA
- a CDS encoding 2Fe-2S iron-sulfur cluster binding domain-containing protein: protein MPTIHFVHADGHRVTVEDASGRSLMRAAVAGGVEAIAADCGGTLSCATCHVLLDEPWRSRLPAPSADEDAMLELTATPREAGSRLSCQIVLDAALNGLVARLPARQY, encoded by the coding sequence ATGCCCACGATCCACTTCGTCCACGCCGACGGCCACCGCGTCACGGTCGAGGACGCCAGCGGCCGCAGCCTGATGAGGGCGGCGGTGGCGGGCGGCGTCGAGGCCATCGCCGCCGACTGCGGCGGCACGCTGAGCTGCGCCACCTGCCACGTTTTGCTCGACGAGCCCTGGCGCAGCCGGCTGCCCGCGCCTTCGGCCGACGAAGACGCCATGCTCGAACTCACCGCCACCCCGCGCGAGGCCGGCAGCCGGCTGTCGTGCCAGATCGTGCTCGACGCTGCGCTCAACGGGCTCGTCGCGCGTCTGCCGGCGCGGCAGTACTGA